From Pyrenophora tritici-repentis strain M4 chromosome 1, whole genome shotgun sequence, the proteins below share one genomic window:
- a CDS encoding MhpC, hydrolase or acyltransferase (alpha-beta hydrolase superfamily) produces the protein MSDWSDITAALKGSLDKLSNLLQSDEQLKAFTASNAIKKAVTFGIKSSGSDNTLLITVANGSAKATTGSSKDALFTLCALPEQWEQHFKQVPVMPYQSYWGMFGMNIKQKGIEITGDETAFVQWTHVWRRVLELTHDAHCGPIKEDEQPEPQYDYLTGKYTFLDAPVWGRCKIFYEYSGEGKQPIVFLHTAGSDSRQYHGVMNDAKMRKKCIMYAFDLPGHGRSFPPKNYMPGAHTNTEDSYIGIIASFVKTLGLRRPIICGASMAGQVCLAAAIRHREIGIAGTIPLQGSEYLNMERQWHDRSPFVNQSLYNPEWVYGMMSPTAPEANKQLIWHTYSAQAYGIFHGDLDFYFGGWDGRSRVASIDTQNCPVYMLTGEYDWSNTPEMSQKTADKIPGAVHKSMPDLGHFPATENPTKFVPHLIEAIDHIQKVRSENLSTMRLGNGTD, from the exons ATGTCCGACTGGTCTGACATTACCGCGGCCCTGAAAGGTAGCTTGGACAAGCTCTCCAATCTCCTCCAATCCGATGAGCAATTGAAGGCTTTCACTGCGTCCAACGCTATCAAGAAAGCCGTCACGTTTGGCATCAAGTCAAGTGGCTCCGACAACACCCTCCTCATCACCGTCGCGAATGGTAGCGCGAAAGCCACAACTGGTTCCTCAAAAGATGCACTGTTCACGCTTTGTGCCTTGCCCGAACAATGGGAGCAACACTTTAAACAAGTCCCGGTAATGCCATACCAGAGCTACTGGGGCATGTTTGGCATGAACATCAAGCAGAAAGGCATCGAAATCACAGGTGACGAGACAGCGTTCGTGCAATGGACCCATGTCTGGAGACGCGTTCTTGAGCTTACACACGACGCTCACTGTGGGCCGATCAAAGAAGACGAACAGCCCGAGCCTCAGTACGACTACCTTACTGGAAAATACACCTTCCTTGACGCTCCAGTATGGGGCCGATGCAAGATCTTCTACGAATACTCTGGCGAAGGCAAGCAGCCCATCGTCTTTCTACACACTGCGGGAAGTGACAGCCGACAATATCATGGTGTCATGAACGACGCCAAGATGCGCAAGAAGTGCATCATGTATGCCTTCGACCTGCCCGGACATGGACGTAGCTTTCCCCCAAAGAACTACATGCCTGGAGCGCACACAAACACCGAAGACAGCTACATAGGCATAATCGCGTCTTTTGTCAAGACTTTGGGTCTGAGGAGGCCTATCATCTGCGGCGCGAGCATGGCTGGCCAAGTCTGCCTGGCAGCCGCCATCCGCCACAGGGAGATAGGAATAGCTGGCACAATTCCTTTGCAAGG CTCTGAGTATCTTAACATGGAACGGCAATGGCACGACCGCTCCCCGTTCGTCAACCAGTCTTTGTACAACCCAGAGTGGGTTTACGGG ATGATGTCTCCCACAGCACCTGAGGCGAACAAGCAGCTCATATGGCATACATACAGCGCGCAGGCATATGGC ATATTCCACGGCGATCTCGACTTCTACTTTGGTGGATGGGACGGCCGCTCGCGCGTAGCTTCGATTGATACCCAGAACTGCCCTGTGTACATGCTGACGGGCGAATATGACTGGTCGAATACGCCAGAGATGTCGCAAAAGACTGCGGACAAGATCCCCGGCGCCGTGCACAAGTCAATGCCGGACCTTGGGCATTTTCCCGCGACCGAGAATCCGACCAAGTTCGTACCGCATCTGATCGAGGCGATTGACCACATACAAAAGGTTAGGTCAGAAAACCTAAGCACGATGCGACTAGGAAACGGCACAGACTAG
- a CDS encoding DUF1772 domain containing protein yields the protein MDKYITQRMPTGTVIAQTVGITTSLFLLGGNAVLSLVAIPAAMQAPAALAVKQWHTIFTRGGAIGRPLAIISAIATGYLAYKQDPKSTPFRLNVAATILLPSIVPFTLLVLGPTNNKLIAKKDEFAAAHAKGKAIKANTADGETVHELMDKWATLNAARAVLVAAGALCTVIAAVNKREVAKLGSMSMASRLGW from the exons ATGGACAAGTATATTACACAAAGGATGCCCACGGGGACCGTGATAGCGCAGACGGTGGGAATTACAACGAGCCTGTTTCTGCTGG GAGGTAATGCAGTTCTCTCGCTTGTCGCTATCCCTGCTGCTATGCAGGCGCCCGCTGCCCTCGCCGTAAAGCAATGGCATACCATCTTCACCCGCGGCGGTGCAATCGGTCGACCTCTTGCCATCATCTCTGCCATTGCGACCGGATATTTGGCGTATAAGC AAGACCCCAAGTCTACGCCCTTCCGTCTCAACGTCGCCGCCACCATCCTACTCCCCAGCATCGTACCCTTTACCCTCCTCGTTCTCGGGCCCACAAACAACAAGCTCATCGCAAAGAAGGACGAGTTTGCTGCGGCACATGCAAAGGGCAAGGCTATCAAGGCAAACACTGCCGACGGAGAGACAGTGCATGAGTTGATGGACAAATGGGCTACGCTGAATGCGGCGAGAGCAGTCCTGGTGGCTGCCGGGGCTCTGTGCACTGTCATCGCCGCGGTAAACAAGAGGGAAGTTGCGAAATTGGGAAGCATGTCCATGGCGAGTAGACTGGGGTGGTAG
- a CDS encoding Gly-transf-sug domain containing protein: protein MGLIPDTKKWTDSCINSNPGWKATFMTDEAADEYVKKAYVMRPDVVENYLGLSIPILKADMLRYLLLFDQGGVYSDLDVSCEGVPIDEWVPEAFRPNTSLVVGWEFDMGFEDNIMLEFESWTIMAKPHSPHLLQVIDDMVDAIEDVMEKHKVPVEKISLDMIGDVVDFSGPRRLTYGILKSLKRQLNRDIDGKEIRKIYQPKLLGDVLIMPGYSFAATQNSYQPGDELKMPPKLVQHHYAGTWKNKNGGETLPEKTNA, encoded by the coding sequence ATGGGATTAATTCCCGATACTAAGAAATGGACGGATAGTTGCATCAATAGCAACCCTGGATGGAAAGCAACATTCATGACGGACGAAGCCGCCGATGAGTATGTAAAGAAAGCATACGTTATGCGTCCGGATGTTGTAGAGAACTACCTTGGTCTTTCGATTCCCATCTTAAAAGCCGACATGCTCCGCTACCTGCTCCTCTTCGACCAGGGCGGCGTCTACTCCGACCTCGACGTCTCCTGTGAAGGTGTTCCAATCGATGAGTGGGTCCCAGAGGCATTCAGACCAAACACCAGTCTTGTTGTGGGATGGGAATTCGACATGGGCTTCGAGGACAACATCATGCTCGAGTTTGAAAGCTGGACCATCATGGCCAAGCCACATTCGCCCCACCTACTGCAGGTCATCGACGACATGGTAGACGCAATCGAAGACGTAATGGAGAAGCACAAAGTCCCCGTGGAGAAGATCTCTCTGGATATGATTGGCGACGTTGTCGACTTTTCCGGCCCTAGACGCCTGACGTATGGAATCTTGAAGAGCCTTAAACGGCAGCTGAACAGGGACATTGACGGAAAGGAGATTAGAAAGATCTATCAGCCAAAACTGTTAGGGGATGTGCTTATCATGCCCGGGTATTCGTTTGCTGCCACACAAAACTCTTATCAGCCGGGAGACGAACTCAAGATGCCGCCCAAGTTGGTACAGCATCACTATGCTGGTACATGGAAGAACAAGAACGGTGGAGAGACTTTGCCAGAAAAAACAAATGCATGA
- a CDS encoding Glyco-hydro-61 domain containing protein → MQLLTFAVLVWLMDITSAHGRVSRITSSSGDVYEGWDPESSSSLIPPSPLAAWSAANLGNIYVPPSQFNTTNITCHYNAVPGALHINTTAGDTLNLHWNEWPKSHVGPVLTYLAACNGSCTHAQEELEWVKIDEVAWLNSTGWKIMNLGGTWATDVLIANNFTWTAMIPPVLKPGNYVMRHEIIALHTAQQLDGAQAYPQCVNLRVSQRNITTKSLVDGMLGNKLYGMKDEGILVDVHKKIAGYKIPGPKLWEYAMPIRQPNQ, encoded by the coding sequence ATGCAGCTATTGACCTTTGCGGTACTGGTTTGGCTGATGGATATCACCTCCGCACACGGCCGAGTTTCTCGAATTACGTCATCTTCCGGTGATGTATACGAAGGCTGGGACCCAGAGTCATCGTCGTCACTCATCCCACCGTCCCCACTCGCAGCTTGGTCCGCCGCAAACCTAGGCAACATCTACGTTCCTCCCTCGCAGTTCAATACCACCAATATCACATGCCACTACAATGCTGTGCCAGGCGCGCTTCATATCAACACCACGGCAGGCGACACGTTAAACCTACATTGGAACGAATGGCCAAAATCACACGTCGGGCCGGTCCTCACATATCTCGCCGCGTGTAATGGGAGTTGTACACATGCACAAGAGGAGCTTGAATGGGTCAAAATTGACGAGGTCGCTTGGCTAAATAGCACAGGCTGGAAGATAATGAATCTGGGTGGAACATGGGCGACGGACGTGCTCATAGCAAACAACTTCACCTGGACTGCCATGATACCACCGGTACTCAAACCCGGAAATTACGTCATGCGACACGAGATTATTGCGCTACACACCGCACAGCAATTGGACGGTGCACAGGCATACCCGCAGTGTGTGAATCTCCGTGTATCTCAAAGGAACATCACGACGAAGAGCTTGGTAGACGGGATGCTAGGAAACAAGCTGTATGGCATGAAAGATGAGGGTATATTGGTGGATGTACATAAGAAGATTGCTGGATATAAGATCCCAGGGCCGAAGCTTTGGGAGTACGCTATGCCGATACGGCAGCCCAACCAATGA
- a CDS encoding RRM-1 multi-domain protein translates to MSTVVATNTLPINTESSVIFSTFDQCEIKEIYTYEGGSTVAWVVFETPEAAQKFADECDGYPFGGTDQKMYTNMSTHADIADEATNLLSKFLDERDNQVESHTVKITGLPQNQTIRNLNELCQSFDDAHFHWEQYSSFIDNYPEPTQMLEFDSPEPGIGLVRVAEPHMAVDIVLQTAGTYWKNATINAKCVPDLEMDQMLVKKPACEAKGVELFVTGLWPNTSSTEVLRFFKDYPIRDINMPPGGKHFCFILVAQDDVDKILARFAGGVWCQGRMLRARLLGKKTRTVKKPVLHTEEDIAQKPMTELTVSNLPYEVSESSIRIAFQGFTVCKVDLKKIYASVVIATDEVGRAMKTLPGRWVGGRKMNVKVEHSL, encoded by the coding sequence ATGTCCACGGTTGTAGCGACCAACACCCTACCCATCAACACCGAGTCTTCGGTCATCTTCTCGACTTTCGACCAGTGTGAGATCAAAGAGATCTACACATATGAAGGAGGCAGTACAGTCGCTTGGGTAGTCTTTGAGACTCCTGAAGCCGCCCAGAAGTTTGCTGACGAATGCGACGGTTACCCTTTTGGAGGGACCGATCAGAAGATGTATACAAACATGAGCACCCACGCGGACATTGCAGACGAAGCCACGAACCTCTTATCGAAGTTCCTTGATGAGCGCGATAACCAGGTCGAGTCACATACTGTCAAGATCACAGGTCTTCCTCAGAACCAGACTATTCGGAACTTGAACGAACTGTGTCAGTCCTTCGACGATGCGCACTTCCACTGGGAGCAATACAGTTCATTCATTGACAACTACCCCGAACCGACCCAGATGCTAGAGTTCGATTCTCCAGAGCCTGGTATTGGTCTTGTGCGGGTTGCAGAGCCACACATGGCAGTGGATATTGTTTTGCAAACTGCGGGTACCTATTGGAAGAACGCGACCATCAATGCCAAGTGTGTTCCGGATTTGGAGATGGACCAAATGCTCGTCAAGAAGCCTGCATGTGAGGCCAAGGGCGTTGAGCTTTTCGTAACTGGTCTTTGGCCTAATACCTCCTCCACAGAGGTTCTCAGATTCTTCAAGGACTATCCCATCCGCGACATCAACATGCCACCAGGTGGTAAGCATTTCTGCTTCATCTTGGTCGCCCAGGACGATGTAGACAAGATTCTCGCGCGTTTTGCTGGAGGGGTTTGGTGCCAGGGCCGTATGCTCAGGGCTAGGCTTTTGGGGAAGAAGACTCGTACCGTAAAGAAGCCCGTACTTCATACTGAAGAAGACATAGCACAGAAGCCTATGACGGAGCTTACGGTTTCCAACCTACCATATGAGGTATCCGAGTCGAGTATTCGCATCGCTTTCCAAGGCTTCACGGTATGCAAGGTTGATCTCAAGAAAATTTACGCTTCTGTGGTTATTGCGACGGATGAAGTAGGTCGGGCCATGAAGACGCTGCCTGGAAGGTGGGTTGGTGGTCGGAAGATGAATGTCAAGGTTGAACATTCATTGTGA
- a CDS encoding secretory phospholipase A2, which produces MKHAIVTAVIGLASLALCAPTALVDRQSSLEKITDEYLYNIPLEQFIKYRNARTGPAELVWESDQCTLSLDKPLGFDFTESCQRHDFGYWNYIKQNRITDANRARVDSNFKQDMYNVCAKKSWFKRKACKLTAKLYYKATSRFGGVWDEGPGGD; this is translated from the exons ATGAAACACGCAATCGTCACCGCAGTAATTGGCCTCGCCTCTCTTGCGCTATGTGCTCCAACAGCTCTTGTCGACCGCCAGAGCTCGCTCGAGAAAATCACAGACGAATATCTCTACAACATACCCCTCGAGCAGTTCATCAAATACCGCAACGCGCGTACGGGCCCTGCCGAGTTAGTCTGGGAGAGCGATCAGTGCACCCTTAGCCTCGATAAGCCATTGGGCTTTGACT TCACGGAGAGCTGCCAGCGCCACGACTTCGGCTACTGGAACTACATAAAGCAAAATCGCATCACGGACGCCAACAGAGCGAGGGTCGATAGCAATTTCAAACAAGACATGTACAACGTGTGCGCTAAGAAAAGCTGGTTCAAGAGGAAGGCGTGTAAACTCACGGCAAAGCTCTACTATAAGGCTACTAGCAGGTTTGGGGGAGTGTGGGATGAGGGCCCGGGAGGAGATTGA
- a CDS encoding Phox proteiny (PX) domain protein, whose translation MPSLKISIPTTQEQTPETGKPYTSYTVKIEHAFPRATTTVSKRYSDFTALDASLRSEVQSAPPAPLPPKSWLGGFLGLGSTASSPEAVEKRRQGLEAYLRAIESSEDGRWRVSKAYKTFLGIGDSNGANGKKATREEAGSQFGRDRVRDSADWLDKHSELKSNLQDARRWLTRREQATAATAQHEAAANAKKSLVRAGTLISALDEGLSRLGGAKTDDWSSEKLGEGEIRRRRDMISGLRKERDGLESVLNSMAVKAAISGSGSSATPSTSSAAVTESQKAGLFKGAASAKPSGRRVLGAPAQETDRTRELDNDGVLQLQQQIIREQDEDLVDLATVVRRMKEMGVQINAELVEQNALMGLFEEDVERVDGKIKIAKKRVDKIR comes from the coding sequence ATGCCGTCCCTCAAGATATCCATACCGACGACACAGGAGCAAACGCCCGAGACAGGCAAGCCCTACACGTCGTACACGGTCAAGATCGAGCACGCCTTCCCTCGCGCAACAACCACTGTATCGAAGCGCTACTCTGATTTTACCGCTCTCGATGCCTCCCTCCGCTCAGAAGTCCAATCTGCCCCGCCTGCACCCCTCCCTCCAAAGTCGTGGCTCGGTGGCTTCCTCGGCTTAGGAAGCACCGCCAGCTCACCCGAAGCCGTGGAGAAGCGCCGCCAGGGTCTGGAAGCCTACTTGCGCGCGATAGAAAGCTCGGAAGACGGGCGCTGGCGCGTGTCAAAAGCATACAAGACGTTCTTGGGTATCGGGGACAGTAACGGCGCAAACGGAAAGAAGGCGACTAGAGAAGAAGCAGGATCGCAATTCGGCAGGGACAGAGTGCGGGATTCGGCAGATTGGCTAGACAAGCACTCCGAGCTGAAAAGTAACCTGCAAGATGCGCGGCGCTGGCTAACCAGGCGGGAACAAGCCACAGCAGCCACAGCGCAACACGAAGCCGCGGCGAACGCAAAGAAGAGTCTCGTCAGAGCCGGTACCTTGATCTCCGCTCTAGACGAAGGCCTCTCCCGTCTCGGTGGAGCCAAAACCGATGACTGGTCAAGCGAGAAGCTTGGTGAGGGTGAGATTCGCAGGAGACGGGATATGATCAGCGGATTACGCAAAGAACGCGACGGTCTGGAATCTGTTCTCAACAGCATGGCCGTAAAAGCAGCAATCTCTGGGTCCGGCTCCTCTGCAACCCCATCAACCTCTTCCGCCGCCGTCACCGAAAGCCAAAAAGCAGGTCTCTTCAAAGGCGCCGCTTCGGCAAAACCATCTGGCCGCCGTGTTCTGGGTGCGCCAGCTCAGGAAACTGATAGAACGAGGGAACTTGATAACGACGGCGTCTTACAACTACAGCAGCAAATCATCCGCGAGCAAGATGAGGATTTGGTCGACTTGGCAACCGTCGTGAGACGCATGAAGGAGATGGGAGTGCAAATCAATGCCGAGCTGGTAGAGCAGAACGCTCTGATGGGCTTGTTCGAGGAGGATGTAGAGAGGGTGGATGGTAAGATCAAGATTGCTAAGAAGAGGGTTGACAAGATCAGGTGA
- a CDS encoding Fun-ATP-synt-8 multi-domain protein, with product MNARFLRPFARAAAFRAPMAARPSVLARPALIANQNKKPEVGAQQMTALKSAMPQLIPFFFVNETTVAFILLPGLIYIFSKYILPQRLRLFAARLFISKL from the exons ATGAACGCCCGTTTCCTCCGCCCCTTCGCGAGGGCCGCTGCTTTCCGCGCGCCCATGGCTGCCCGCCCCTCAGTCCTGGCACGCCCCGCCCTCATCGCAAACCAAAACAAGAAGCCTGAAGTCGGCGCACAGCAGATG ACGGCCCTTAAGTCGGCGATGCCCCAACTCATccccttcttcttcgtcaacGAGACCACCGTCGCATTTATCCTCCTCCCAGGCCTCATCTACATCTTCTCCAAATACATTCTGCCTCAGCGCCTGCGCCTGTTCGCTGCCCGCCTCTTCATCAGCAAGTTGTAA
- a CDS encoding MFS-1 multi-domain protein — protein MAVAGEHMYELTESSPSRTSPTMPTEVLEESHAVDPRLHRRTLLKLDCLLLPFLALLFLFNALDKSNIGNAESAHFMEDIGLDKSALNTAVALFFAFFVALQPVGAALGRRYGMVAWVPSCMLLWGICTALHAWVTHKWQLYTLRILIGCLEAGFYPVTVTYLSLFYTRFEFGRRMSVFYGQAAIGGALGGLVSYLVFSNFKDHKNNDTKWMPWQVLFILEGVLTSLVALVGYFWLPHSAETAWFLTPEERRYAAARVVQDRDMQNTPGEAAKEDLHAEDTHDEESRGLLEPSKRTAAAGVPAKQLVNDRGLSPHDILSAIFNVKIWHILACNILSAVPVYAFAVFLPLVLAPLTENRDPALVNLLTAPPHLCGAITLFFCATYSDKHHIRLKPVMLGLLIMVVGLMIVVLLPETWAIPRYVALNVLLSGTYVASPLTVAWISGNTPSPGKRALLLGINGWGNLAGVISALLFRPEYAESGYIVPFWWTLLCVAVAALGYVFFYRQLQVENEQRRSLLRKWSESDVELERLEGRGPLPQQRQWINKVIDMARSTGRLDWLADWLDEASRSGREGDERITFIYGL, from the exons ATGGCCGTAGCGGGTGAGCACATGTACGAGCTGACCGAGTCCTCTCCGTCTCGGACTTCACCCACGATGCCGACGGAAGTGCTGGAAGAATCGCATGCGGTCGATCCGCGACTGCATCGGAGAACGCTCCTGAAGCTCGACTGCCTGCTGCTTCCATTTCTCGCGCTCCTATTCTTGTTCAATGCGCTGGACAAGTCCAAT ATCGGAAATGCAGAGTCGGCGCATTTTATGGAAGACATTGGACTCGACAAGAGCGCCCTGAACACTGCTGTTGccctcttcttcgccttTTTCGTCGCCTTGCAGCCCGTCGGTGCGGCCCTAGGCAGAAGATATGGCATGGTTGCTTGGGTACCGAGCTGCATGTTACTGTGGGGGATATGCACAGCATTGCACGCTTGGGTGACGCACAAGTGGCAGCTATACACGCTGCGCATCCTCATCGGGTGTCTGGAGG CTGGCTTCTACCCCGTGACCGTCACCTACCTCTCTCTCTTTTACACGCGCTTCGAATTCGGCAGACGCATGTCGGTCTTCTACGGTCAGGCAGCCATCGGTGGTGCGCTGGGAGGCCTAGTAAGCTACCTCGTCTTCTCCAATTTCAAGGATCACAAGAACAACGACACCAAATGGATGCCGTGGCAGGTGCTGTTCATCCTGGAAGGAGTTTTGACCAGCTTGGTGGCTTTGGTGGGATACTTCTGGCTCCCACATAGCGCGGAGACGGCATGGTTCCTCACACCGGAAGAACGCCGGTATGCTGCTGCGCGTGTTGTACAGGACAGGGACATGCAGAATACTCCCGGGGAAGCCGCCAAGGAGGACCTACATGCAGAGGATACCCATGATGAGGAGTCTCGCGGCCTTTTGGAGCCCTCGAAGCGTACAGCTGCGGCAGGGGTACCGGCTAAGCAGCTTGTCAACGACCGCGGACTGAGCCCGCACGATATATTGTCTGCCATCTTCAACGTCAAGATCTGGCACATCCTCGCCTGCAACATCCTCTCTGCCGTGCCGGTCTATGCATTCGCCGTCTTTCTTCCACTTGTGTTGGCACCTCTCACGGAGAACAGGGACCCTGCGCTCGTCAATCTCCTCACAGCGCCGCCGCATCTCTGTGGAGCTATCACGCTCTTCTTCTGCGCTACCTACAGCGACAAGCATCATATACGTCTGAAGCCGGTGATGCTGGGCCTACTAATCATGGTTGTAGGACTGATGATTGTCGTTTTGCTACCAGAAACGTGGGCCATACCTCGCTACGTTGCCCTCAACGTCCTTTTATCCGGAACATATGTCGCTTCGCCGCTCACTGTAGCATGGATCTCTGGCAACACGCCGTCACCTGGAAAACGGGCATTGCTGCTTGGCATCAACGGCTGGGGCAATCTAGCCGGCGTCATCTCAGCGCTTCTCTTTCGACCCGAATATGCAGAGAGTGGCTACATTGTGCCGTTTTGGTGGACGCTGCTTTGTGTGGCGGTGGCAGCCTTGGGCTATGTGTTCTTCTACAGGCAACTGCAGGTGGAGAATGAGCAACGAAGGAGCCTTTTGCGCAAGTGGAGTGAAAGTGACGTTGAGTTGGAGAGGCTAGAGGGCAGAGGGCCATTGCCGCAGCAACGGCAGTGGATCAACAAAGTCATCGATATGGCACGGTCGACTGGAAGGCTTGACTGGCTTGCCGACTGGCTTGACGAGGCCAGCCGATCCGGCAGAGAGGGTGACGAAAGGATCACCTTCATCTACGGGTTATAA
- a CDS encoding Ank-2 domain containing protein — MQRAGPWVHDDKAKAALRKVLCELYVKTDRYAYACIVQDVRSGRYQHHLQDIQATKAINLVAAAAAAGSLDWLRGLANHDHRLLWLHSPTFGYPIVAAAYAGQFKVAKALAEQAVTSQGLSITTSATAEHISFRKAICTSIELGHEEMATVLIQKYGEAFGPASETCMQEWLQCSVSTRNTAITRLLSQIPTHAGIDIFYTAFEGSCRLGDPDLIRIFFEEGRLEINGISSHSYPLIIASEVSHASTVPVEVLLSLGAYSDGPTYRGCFKRPLEAALRFRHGRVASLLLKPGANIHLISKSCWKLYMKQWSGMEEVTEALNRSLRESQKPRPLCGKLFVCSNTEEEDEQ, encoded by the coding sequence ATGCAGAGAGCGGGACCATGGGTCCACGACGACAAGGCGAAAGCAGCCCTGAGGAAGGTGCTTTGCGAGCTTTACGTCAAGACTGACAGATATGCATATGCTTGCATCGTGCAAGATGTCCGCTCGGGGCGCTACCAGCATCACCTGCAAGACATTCAGGCCACCAAGGCCATTAATCTGGTCGCTGCTGCAGCCGCGGCGGGTAGCCTTGATTGGCTTCGGGGCCTCGCAAACCATGACCATCGACTTCTATGGCTTCATTCTCCTACCTTTGGGTATCCAATCGTTGCTGCTGCATACGCTGGTCAATTCAAAGTCGCCAAGGCACTTGCAGAACAAGCAGTCACAAGCCAAGGCTTAAGCATCACCACCTCAGCAACTGCCGAACACATTTCGTTCAGAAAAGCAATCTGCACAAGCATCGAACTTGGGCATGAAGAAATGGCCACGGTCCTCATTCAGAAGTACGGCGAAGCATTTGGTCCAGCTTCGGAAACATGCATGCAGGAATGGCTGCAATGCTCTGTGTCCACTCGCAACACAGCCATCACCCGCCTTCTTTCACAAATCCCCACTCATGCAGGAATTGACATCTTCTACACTGCGTTTGAGGGCAGCTGTAGACTTGGAGACCCAGACCTCATTCGCATCTTCTTTGAAGAGGGCCGTCTGGAAATTAACGGCATCTCCTCGCACAGCTACCCCCTTATCATAGCCTCCGAGGTGTCACACGCGTCGACAGTTCCAGTTGAAGTGCTCCTCTCCCTGGGCGCATATTCAGACGGGCCTACATATCGTGGGTGCTTTAAACGTCCCCTGGAGGCGGCGCTGCGATTTAGGCATGGTAGAGTTGCCTCTCTCCTTCTTAAACCCGGCGCCAACATCCACCTCATCTCCAAATCATGCTGGAAGCTGTATATGAAGCAGTGGAGCGGCATGGAGGAGGTTACCGAAGCGCTGAATCGCTCGTTAAGGGAATCTCAGAAGCCGAGGCCTCTGTGCGGCAAACTCTTTGTCTGTAGTAAtacagaagaagaagatgagcAGTAG